The Chrysemys picta bellii isolate R12L10 chromosome 5, ASM1138683v2, whole genome shotgun sequence genome includes a window with the following:
- the OSTC gene encoding oligosaccharyltransferase complex subunit OSTC has protein sequence METLYRVPFAVLQCPNIKLKRPSWVHTPSAMTVYALVVVSYFLITGGIIYDVIVEPPSVGSMTDEHGHQRPVAFLAYRVNGQYIMEGLASSFLFTMGGLGFIILDRSNAPNIPKLNRFLLLFIGFVSVLLSFFMARVFMRMKLPGYLMG, from the exons ATGGAGACGCTCTACCGGGTGCCGTTCGCGGTGCTCCAGTGCCCCAACATCAAGCTGAAGCGGCCGAGCTGGGTGCACACGCCCTCGGCCATGACCGTCTACGCGCTGGTGGTGGTGTCCTACTTCCTCATCACTGGAG gaataATCTATGATGTGATTGTAGAACCTCCCAGTGTTGGGTCTATGACAGATGAACATGGACATCAGAGACCAGTGGCCTTCTTGGCATACAG AGTAAATGGACAGTATATTATGGAAGGACTCGCATCCAGCTTCCTTTTCACAATGGGAGGCTTAGGCTTCATAATTCTGGACCGATCCAATGCACCAAATATTCCAAAGCTCAATagatttctgttgctttttattggaTTTGTCAGCGTCCTGTTGAGCTTCTTCATGGCAAGAGTTTTCATGCGGATGAAATTGCC